Proteins from one Pseudomonadota bacterium genomic window:
- the pth gene encoding aminoacyl-tRNA hydrolase: MEGGALVVGLGNPGPKYAGTRHNAGFMVADALQRRAAGAGWQEKFSGLASRADVAGRPALLLKPLTFMNLSGRSVVRAAAFFRIAIPDIVVVHDDLDLEFGVVRVKVGGGLGGHKGLASCAAELGDPGFLRVRVGIGRPRFGDATDYVLQPFAKEEAAELPDVVERAADAVEAVVKDGAVKAMNAFNRRGEAAEET; the protein is encoded by the coding sequence GTGGAGGGTGGCGCGCTCGTCGTCGGCCTCGGCAACCCGGGGCCGAAGTACGCGGGGACCCGGCACAACGCCGGGTTCATGGTCGCCGACGCGCTGCAAAGGAGGGCCGCGGGAGCGGGCTGGCAGGAGAAGTTTTCGGGGCTCGCCTCGCGGGCCGACGTCGCGGGGAGGCCGGCCCTGCTCCTCAAGCCTCTCACCTTCATGAACCTGAGCGGGAGGAGCGTGGTCCGCGCGGCCGCGTTCTTCCGCATCGCGATCCCGGACATCGTCGTCGTGCACGACGACCTCGACCTCGAGTTCGGAGTCGTCCGCGTGAAGGTCGGGGGCGGCCTGGGCGGCCACAAGGGGCTCGCGTCGTGCGCGGCCGAGCTCGGCGATCCCGGGTTCCTCCGGGTCCGCGTGGGCATCGGGCGGCCGAGGTTCGGCGACGCGACCGACTACGTCCTCCAGCCCTTCGCGAAGGAGGAGGCGGCCGAGCTGCCGGACGTCGTGGAGCGCGCCGCGGACGCGGTCGAGGCCGTCGTGAAGGACGGCGCTGTCAAGGCGATGAACGCGTTCAACAGGCGGGGCGAGGCGGCCGAGGAGACCTAG
- a CDS encoding 50S ribosomal protein L25, with the protein MEFKTLNVIKRNNTGKGAARRMRRSGQVPAVVYGLGVETFCVSVVPREIVQALAGPMRLNTVLKLNVQEGGKAKEIVALVRDHQYHPVRRTLQHVDFLAIDVTKPIRVQVPVIRTGRSLGEAAGGGLTQIFRHVPVDCLPDRIPAEIVHDVSALELGGHIAVRELAIPEGATIALPGEQSVFTVTMPKAEKVEEVAVEAAAEGAEGEAAAEGAEGEKKAEGEADAKKDGKKDVKKDAKKDAKKDGKKD; encoded by the coding sequence ATGGAATTCAAAACGCTCAACGTCATCAAGCGGAACAACACGGGCAAGGGCGCGGCGCGGCGCATGCGCCGTTCGGGCCAGGTGCCGGCGGTCGTCTACGGCCTCGGCGTCGAGACGTTCTGCGTCTCGGTCGTGCCCCGCGAGATCGTCCAGGCGCTCGCCGGGCCGATGCGCCTCAACACGGTGCTCAAGCTGAACGTCCAGGAAGGGGGCAAGGCGAAGGAGATCGTCGCGCTCGTCCGGGATCACCAGTACCACCCGGTGCGCCGGACGCTGCAGCACGTCGACTTCCTCGCGATCGACGTCACCAAGCCGATCCGCGTCCAGGTCCCGGTGATCCGCACCGGTCGGTCGCTCGGCGAGGCCGCCGGCGGCGGGCTCACGCAGATCTTCCGCCACGTGCCGGTCGACTGCCTCCCGGATCGCATCCCGGCGGAGATCGTCCACGACGTCTCCGCGCTCGAGCTCGGCGGGCACATCGCGGTGAGGGAGCTCGCGATCCCCGAAGGCGCGACGATCGCGCTGCCGGGCGAGCAGTCGGTGTTCACGGTCACGATGCCCAAGGCCGAGAAGGTCGAGGAGGTCGCCGTCGAGGCGGCTGCCGAGGGCGCCGAGGGCGAGGCGGCTGCCGAGGGCGCGGAGGGCGAGAAGAAGGCCGAGGGCGAGGCCGACGCCAAGAAGGACGGCAAGAAGGACGTCAAGAAGGACGCCAAGAAGGACGCCAAGAAGGACGGCAAGAAGGACTAG
- a CDS encoding SRPBCC family protein: protein MLSLHKTHLPVLLVAGALAVALAPLGAAAVDFTPIELESLKRGAVVRQELPSSRRGGFYGGSGYAIVDAPVGAVWKAIQDWDAYTRAFPNTTESVEISRKGGRSLVRMKIGHPVVSVQYHVEMKRDEEKKVISFQMVKELPNDLDDVRGYWRLFEQPGGRTLIAYVLAIRAPMGLINLIGPKLEDQAITALLNVPGFMKDWIEGPGRSRYL from the coding sequence ATGCTTTCACTTCACAAGACGCATCTCCCGGTTCTCCTCGTCGCGGGCGCCCTCGCCGTGGCGCTCGCGCCCTTGGGCGCCGCGGCGGTCGACTTCACCCCCATCGAGCTCGAGTCGCTCAAGCGGGGCGCGGTCGTCCGGCAGGAGCTGCCCTCGTCTCGACGGGGCGGCTTCTACGGCGGCTCCGGGTACGCGATCGTCGACGCGCCGGTCGGCGCGGTCTGGAAGGCGATCCAGGACTGGGACGCCTACACGAGGGCGTTCCCGAACACGACGGAGTCGGTCGAGATCTCCCGAAAGGGCGGCCGCTCGCTCGTCCGGATGAAGATCGGCCACCCGGTCGTGTCGGTCCAGTACCACGTCGAAATGAAGCGGGACGAGGAGAAGAAGGTGATCTCGTTCCAGATGGTCAAGGAGCTCCCCAACGACCTCGACGACGTGCGGGGTTACTGGCGCCTGTTCGAGCAGCCGGGCGGCAGGACGCTCATCGCCTACGTCCTGGCGATCCGGGCGCCCATGGGGCTCATCAACCTCATCGGGCCGAAGCTCGAGGATCAGGCGATCACCGCGCTCCTCAACGTCCCCGGGTTCATGAAGGACTGGATCGAAGGTCCGGGCCGATCGCGGTACCTTTGA